The proteins below are encoded in one region of Belonocnema kinseyi isolate 2016_QV_RU_SX_M_011 chromosome 3, B_treatae_v1, whole genome shotgun sequence:
- the LOC117169525 gene encoding vang-like protein 1 isoform X1 has translation METESIKSGASEHSHSLHSKGSQKHHRSHSNKSHHRHNSHRNTSRSSRGQRKDRLNLETNDMAPFQTTVNIRGDSVDNMGQEVIEVQILPQDENWGENTTAITGNTSDRSESTEDVSHWPTESETSFGFKCHRYVGSMVAMFLGLGAFLSPIAMVILPKVASYPDYLSILPVQKKQQLFACNAECKGQLLGLTFKLVLLAIGTWAVFLRPRNATMPRVFLFRAGVLVLTMLCICTYWLFYIVQLTEIAKTVANGELSEYKNLVAYASTFTDTLLFIHYVAVLLIEIRQLQPTYYLKVVRSPDGESRSYAIGQLSIQRAAVWALERYYTEFSIYNPYLDRLPVSKSGRKQSSFKFYDVDGTVTTMSGGGGGSVQSSRGGNGGDRAVLAAQARRRDSSHNERFYEEHDYERRVRKRRARLITAAEEAFAHIKRLHSDSDSAPNPGPMDPMEAAQAVFPSMARALQKYLRVTRQQPRHSVESILGRLARCLAQDAAPKAFLEPFFTASPVLAHEKERQRRSHHWALVCEGELPSRLLQDGCEFQLRQGEVALLCTVYRLPHFNLTEQLAHPKSNKFLLRLNSETSV, from the exons TAGGAGTAGCAGAGGTCAAAGGAAGGACCGTCTCAATCTCGAGACGAATGATATGGCCCCATTTCAAACGACAGTGAACATACGAGGTGACAGTGTCGACAATATGGGCCAAGAAGTGATCGAAGTGCAAATTCTCCCTCAGGATGAGAACTGGGGCGAAAATACGACCGCCATCACCGGCAACACCTCGGATCGTTCCGAATCGACGGAAGATGTCAGCCATTGGCCGACCGAGAGCGAGACTTCGTTCGGCTTCAAGTGCCATCGTTATGTCGGCTCGATGGTCGCAATGTTTCTGGGCCTTGGCGCCTTTCTAAGTCCAATAGCTATGGTCATATTGCCAAAAGTAGCATCCTACCCCGACTATTTATCAATTCTGCCGGTGCAAAAGAAGCAGCAGTTGTTTGCCTGCAATGCCGAGTGCAAGGGCCAGCTACTCGGATTAACGTTTAAATTAGTTTTACTAGCGATAGGAACTTGGGCCGTCTTTTTACGACCGAGAAATGCCACAATGCCGAGAGTTTTTCTCTTCCGGGCTGGAGTTTTGGTTCTAACGATGCTCTGCATTTGTACTTATTGGCTGTTTTATATTGTACag TTAACGGAGATTGCAAAGACTGTTGCTAATGGCGAGTTGTCGGAATACAAAAATCTCGTGGCTTATGCGAGTACGTTCACGGATACGCTTTTGTTTATCCATTACGTTGCTGTTCTCTTAATTGAAATTCGTCAATTGCAGCCTACCTACTATTTAAAg GTGGTGAGATCTCCAGACGGTGAGTCAAGATCGTACGCAATCGGACAATTGTCAATTCAGCGAGCGGCTGTCTGGGCCCTCGAAAGATACTACACCGAATTCTCAATTTACAATCCCTATTTGGATCGACTGCCAGTCTCGAAATCAGGTAGGAAACAGTCGAGTTTCAAATTCTACGATGTCGATGGAACCGTGACGACAATGAGCGGCGGTGGCGGCGGCAGTGTTCAGAGTAGTCGAGGTGGCAACGGTGGCGACCGTGCAGTTCTTGCCGCACAGGCGCGTCGCCGCGACTCCAGTCACAATGAGCGCTTTTACGAGGAGCACGATTACGAGAGGCGGGTCCGCAAACGACGAGCTCGTCTAATAACAGCCGCTGAAGAGGCCTTTGCCCACATCAAACGGCTCCACTCCGACTCGGATTCGGCGCCGAATCCGGGACCAATGGACCCGATGGAGGCGGCTCAGGCCGTCTTTCCCTCGATGGCGAGGGCGCTGCAGAAGTATCTGCGAGTGACGCGACAGCAGCCGCGCCACTCGGTCGAGTCGATTCTGGGTCGTCTGGCTAGGTGTCTGGCTCAGGACGCGGCACCGAAAGCCTTTCTCGAGCCCTTCTTCACCGCGAGTCCTGTCCTCGCGCACGAGAAGGAACGACAGAGGAGGTCGCATCACTGGGCGCTGGTTTGTGAGGGCGAGTTGCCCTCACGACTGCTACAGGATGGATGTGAATTTCAGCTGCGACAGGGCGAGGTTGCTCTACTCTGCACGGTCTATCGACTGCCGCACTTCAATCTGACGGAGCAACTCGCTCATCCGAAATCGAACAAGTTTCTGCTCAGGCTTAATTCGGAAACGTCGGTGTAA
- the LOC117169525 gene encoding vang-like protein 1 isoform X2, with protein sequence METESIKSGASEHSHSLHSKGSQKHHRSHSNKSHHRHNSHRNTRSSRGQRKDRLNLETNDMAPFQTTVNIRGDSVDNMGQEVIEVQILPQDENWGENTTAITGNTSDRSESTEDVSHWPTESETSFGFKCHRYVGSMVAMFLGLGAFLSPIAMVILPKVASYPDYLSILPVQKKQQLFACNAECKGQLLGLTFKLVLLAIGTWAVFLRPRNATMPRVFLFRAGVLVLTMLCICTYWLFYIVQLTEIAKTVANGELSEYKNLVAYASTFTDTLLFIHYVAVLLIEIRQLQPTYYLKVVRSPDGESRSYAIGQLSIQRAAVWALERYYTEFSIYNPYLDRLPVSKSGRKQSSFKFYDVDGTVTTMSGGGGGSVQSSRGGNGGDRAVLAAQARRRDSSHNERFYEEHDYERRVRKRRARLITAAEEAFAHIKRLHSDSDSAPNPGPMDPMEAAQAVFPSMARALQKYLRVTRQQPRHSVESILGRLARCLAQDAAPKAFLEPFFTASPVLAHEKERQRRSHHWALVCEGELPSRLLQDGCEFQLRQGEVALLCTVYRLPHFNLTEQLAHPKSNKFLLRLNSETSV encoded by the exons GAGTAGCAGAGGTCAAAGGAAGGACCGTCTCAATCTCGAGACGAATGATATGGCCCCATTTCAAACGACAGTGAACATACGAGGTGACAGTGTCGACAATATGGGCCAAGAAGTGATCGAAGTGCAAATTCTCCCTCAGGATGAGAACTGGGGCGAAAATACGACCGCCATCACCGGCAACACCTCGGATCGTTCCGAATCGACGGAAGATGTCAGCCATTGGCCGACCGAGAGCGAGACTTCGTTCGGCTTCAAGTGCCATCGTTATGTCGGCTCGATGGTCGCAATGTTTCTGGGCCTTGGCGCCTTTCTAAGTCCAATAGCTATGGTCATATTGCCAAAAGTAGCATCCTACCCCGACTATTTATCAATTCTGCCGGTGCAAAAGAAGCAGCAGTTGTTTGCCTGCAATGCCGAGTGCAAGGGCCAGCTACTCGGATTAACGTTTAAATTAGTTTTACTAGCGATAGGAACTTGGGCCGTCTTTTTACGACCGAGAAATGCCACAATGCCGAGAGTTTTTCTCTTCCGGGCTGGAGTTTTGGTTCTAACGATGCTCTGCATTTGTACTTATTGGCTGTTTTATATTGTACag TTAACGGAGATTGCAAAGACTGTTGCTAATGGCGAGTTGTCGGAATACAAAAATCTCGTGGCTTATGCGAGTACGTTCACGGATACGCTTTTGTTTATCCATTACGTTGCTGTTCTCTTAATTGAAATTCGTCAATTGCAGCCTACCTACTATTTAAAg GTGGTGAGATCTCCAGACGGTGAGTCAAGATCGTACGCAATCGGACAATTGTCAATTCAGCGAGCGGCTGTCTGGGCCCTCGAAAGATACTACACCGAATTCTCAATTTACAATCCCTATTTGGATCGACTGCCAGTCTCGAAATCAGGTAGGAAACAGTCGAGTTTCAAATTCTACGATGTCGATGGAACCGTGACGACAATGAGCGGCGGTGGCGGCGGCAGTGTTCAGAGTAGTCGAGGTGGCAACGGTGGCGACCGTGCAGTTCTTGCCGCACAGGCGCGTCGCCGCGACTCCAGTCACAATGAGCGCTTTTACGAGGAGCACGATTACGAGAGGCGGGTCCGCAAACGACGAGCTCGTCTAATAACAGCCGCTGAAGAGGCCTTTGCCCACATCAAACGGCTCCACTCCGACTCGGATTCGGCGCCGAATCCGGGACCAATGGACCCGATGGAGGCGGCTCAGGCCGTCTTTCCCTCGATGGCGAGGGCGCTGCAGAAGTATCTGCGAGTGACGCGACAGCAGCCGCGCCACTCGGTCGAGTCGATTCTGGGTCGTCTGGCTAGGTGTCTGGCTCAGGACGCGGCACCGAAAGCCTTTCTCGAGCCCTTCTTCACCGCGAGTCCTGTCCTCGCGCACGAGAAGGAACGACAGAGGAGGTCGCATCACTGGGCGCTGGTTTGTGAGGGCGAGTTGCCCTCACGACTGCTACAGGATGGATGTGAATTTCAGCTGCGACAGGGCGAGGTTGCTCTACTCTGCACGGTCTATCGACTGCCGCACTTCAATCTGACGGAGCAACTCGCTCATCCGAAATCGAACAAGTTTCTGCTCAGGCTTAATTCGGAAACGTCGGTGTAA